One genomic window of Cupriavidus malaysiensis includes the following:
- a CDS encoding SDR family NAD(P)-dependent oxidoreductase — translation MTQAHPGTALITGASSGIGAVYADRLARRGYDLILVARKRDRLLALADRITDQTRRSVEILDADLNDRAALARIEAKLRQDASLTLLVNNAGVGTHTPLLDSDADAMSRMIDLNVTALTRLTYAAVPAFVARGRGAVINIASIVAIAPETLNGVYGGTKAFVLAFSQSLHHELADKGVRVQAVLPGATATDFWETGGLPLAHLPKEIVMSASDLVDAALTGFDRGELVTIPSLHAVEQWEAYEAARRSMSTHLSSDVPADRYRETR, via the coding sequence ATGACCCAAGCACATCCCGGCACCGCCCTCATCACCGGCGCCTCGTCCGGCATCGGCGCCGTCTATGCGGACCGGCTGGCCCGTCGCGGCTACGACCTGATCCTGGTTGCGCGCAAGCGCGACCGCCTGCTGGCTCTCGCCGACCGCATCACCGACCAGACGCGCCGCAGCGTCGAAATCCTCGACGCCGACCTCAACGACCGCGCCGCGCTGGCCCGCATCGAGGCCAAGCTCAGGCAGGACGCCAGCCTGACCCTGCTGGTCAACAATGCCGGCGTCGGCACGCATACGCCGCTGCTCGACAGCGATGCCGATGCCATGAGCCGCATGATCGACCTGAACGTCACCGCCCTCACACGCCTCACCTACGCCGCCGTACCGGCCTTCGTCGCGCGCGGCAGGGGCGCCGTCATCAATATCGCCTCCATCGTCGCGATCGCGCCGGAGACGCTCAATGGTGTCTACGGCGGCACCAAGGCCTTTGTCCTCGCATTCAGCCAGTCGCTGCACCACGAACTCGCCGACAAGGGCGTGCGGGTCCAGGCCGTGCTCCCCGGCGCCACGGCCACCGACTTCTGGGAGACCGGGGGCCTGCCGCTGGCGCACCTGCCCAAGGAGATCGTCATGTCGGCCTCTGACCTGGTCGACGCGGCCTTGACGGGATTCGACCGCGGCGAGCTGGTCACGATCCCGTCGCTGCATGCGGTCGAACAGTGGGAGGCCTATGAAGCCGCGCGCCGCTCGATGTCGACGCACCTGTCCAGCGACGTCCCGGCGGACAGGTATCGCGAAACGCGTTGA
- a CDS encoding DHA2 family efflux MFS transporter permease subunit, with amino-acid sequence MSAAVTAGPADPSAAASVPPTAPTRPPAPLPAHSPAQMPLSARVLAFATMCVGMFIALLDIQIVSASLRDIGGGLSAGTDETVWVQTAYLIAEIIVIPLSGWLARVMSTRWLFAASAAGFTLTSLLCGIAWNIQSMIAFRAAQGFLGGSMIPMVFTTAFAFFEERQRVAAAAIIGGLASLAPTLGPTVGGWITDHYSWHWLFFINLVPGVFVTIVVPLLVKIDQPDWSLLKGADYLGIVLMALFLGCLEYTLEEGPRWDWFGDRAILATAWISGLAGIGFLWRSLTYANPVVDLRALKERNFALGCFFSFVTGIGIFATIYLTPLFLGQVRGFSALQTGLAIFSTGLFQVMSIPFYAFLANRVDLRWLLMGGLALFALSMWNFAPITHDWGGAQLLLPQALRGMAQQFAVAPTVTLTLGALPPSRLKQASGLFNLMRNLGGAIGIAACATILNDRTNLHFLRLAEHLNLGNEAMARFLHESAARLATLSDQVLDDNAAAARQLWALTMREARTLTFSDAFLAICLCFVIATLLVPLMHKVAPPKAPSADAH; translated from the coding sequence ATGAGCGCCGCCGTCACCGCCGGGCCGGCCGACCCCAGCGCGGCGGCCTCCGTGCCGCCCACCGCGCCGACCCGCCCGCCGGCCCCCTTGCCCGCCCATTCGCCAGCGCAGATGCCGCTGAGCGCCAGGGTGCTGGCCTTCGCCACCATGTGCGTCGGCATGTTCATCGCCCTGCTCGACATCCAGATCGTGTCCGCGTCGCTGCGCGACATCGGCGGCGGCCTGTCGGCGGGCACCGACGAAACCGTGTGGGTGCAGACCGCCTACCTGATCGCCGAGATCATCGTCATCCCGCTGTCCGGCTGGCTGGCCCGGGTCATGTCCACGCGCTGGCTGTTCGCCGCGTCCGCGGCGGGCTTCACGCTGACCAGCCTGCTGTGCGGCATCGCCTGGAACATCCAGAGCATGATCGCCTTCCGCGCCGCCCAGGGCTTCCTCGGCGGCTCGATGATCCCGATGGTCTTCACCACCGCCTTTGCCTTCTTCGAAGAACGCCAGCGCGTCGCCGCGGCCGCCATCATCGGCGGGCTGGCCTCGCTCGCGCCGACGCTCGGGCCCACCGTCGGCGGCTGGATCACCGACCACTACTCCTGGCACTGGCTGTTCTTCATCAACCTGGTGCCCGGCGTCTTCGTCACCATCGTGGTACCGCTGCTGGTCAAGATCGACCAGCCCGACTGGTCCCTGCTCAAGGGTGCCGACTACCTCGGCATCGTGCTGATGGCGCTCTTCCTCGGCTGCCTCGAATACACCCTGGAGGAAGGCCCGCGCTGGGACTGGTTCGGCGACCGCGCCATCCTGGCCACGGCGTGGATCTCGGGGCTGGCCGGCATCGGCTTCCTGTGGCGCTCGCTGACCTACGCGAATCCGGTGGTCGACCTGCGCGCGCTGAAGGAGCGCAATTTCGCCCTGGGCTGCTTCTTCTCCTTCGTCACCGGCATCGGCATCTTCGCCACCATCTACCTGACGCCGCTCTTCCTCGGGCAGGTGCGCGGCTTCAGCGCCCTGCAGACCGGGCTCGCCATCTTCTCCACCGGCCTGTTCCAGGTGATGTCGATCCCCTTCTACGCCTTTCTCGCCAACCGCGTCGACCTGCGCTGGCTGCTGATGGGCGGGCTCGCGCTGTTTGCCCTGTCGATGTGGAACTTCGCGCCCATCACCCACGACTGGGGCGGCGCGCAACTGCTGCTGCCGCAGGCCCTGCGCGGCATGGCCCAGCAGTTCGCGGTGGCGCCGACGGTCACTCTCACGCTGGGCGCGCTGCCGCCTTCGCGCCTCAAGCAGGCCTCCGGCCTGTTCAATCTGATGCGCAACCTCGGCGGCGCGATCGGCATCGCGGCCTGCGCCACCATCCTCAACGACCGCACCAACCTGCATTTCCTGCGCCTGGCCGAACACCTGAACCTCGGCAACGAGGCCATGGCCCGGTTCCTGCACGAATCGGCGGCCCGCCTGGCCACGCTGAGCGACCAGGTGCTCGACGACAACGCTGCCGCCGCCAGGCAGCTGTGGGCCCTGACCATGCGCGAGGCGCGCACCCTGACCTTCTCCGATGCCTTTCTCGCCATCTGCCTGTGCTTCGTCATCGCGACCCTGCTGGTCCCGCTGATGCACAAGGTCGCGCCGCCGAAGGCACCGTCGGCGGATGCCCATTGA
- a CDS encoding thiolase family protein, which produces MRHPDVVLCHPVRTPIGAFNGSLKGIPATELGTLAIRAAIERAGLDPARVGTVTFGNVIQAGNRMNPARQAALNAGIPDSVPALTVNRVCGSGAQAIASAADEVRLGYVDIAIAGGMENMDRAPYLLPSGRWGQRMGDSVLHDSVLMDGLVDAFSGQHSGWHTEDLAARYRLDREAQDRWAERSQQAFSRAQAQGRFAAEIVPVPLASKGGTTAFAQDEANRPDTTLAGLARLKPAFRADGTITAGNAPGINSGAAAVIVADRAAAEANGLQPLGRLVAYGLGAVAPGLFGLGPVPAVRQALARADWSLGEVERFEINEAFAAVPLAVAAELGLPHDLINVDGGAIAHGHPIGATGAILATRLLHSMRADGIRRGIVTLCIGGGQGIALALESLG; this is translated from the coding sequence ATGCGCCACCCTGACGTCGTACTCTGCCACCCGGTCCGCACACCGATCGGCGCCTTCAACGGCTCCCTGAAGGGCATCCCGGCCACTGAACTCGGCACCCTGGCCATCCGCGCGGCCATCGAGCGCGCCGGGCTCGATCCCGCGCGGGTCGGCACGGTCACCTTCGGCAATGTCATCCAGGCCGGCAACCGCATGAATCCGGCACGCCAGGCCGCGCTCAACGCCGGCATTCCCGACAGCGTCCCGGCACTGACGGTCAACCGCGTGTGCGGATCCGGCGCCCAGGCGATCGCCTCCGCCGCCGACGAGGTCCGCCTCGGCTATGTCGACATCGCCATCGCCGGCGGCATGGAGAACATGGACCGCGCCCCCTACCTGCTGCCGTCCGGCCGCTGGGGCCAGCGCATGGGCGACAGCGTGCTGCACGACAGCGTGCTGATGGACGGCCTCGTCGATGCCTTCTCCGGACAGCACTCGGGCTGGCATACCGAGGACCTCGCGGCACGCTACCGGCTCGACCGGGAGGCGCAGGACCGCTGGGCGGAACGCTCGCAGCAGGCCTTTTCCCGGGCACAGGCACAAGGCCGCTTCGCCGCCGAGATCGTTCCCGTGCCCTTGGCCAGCAAGGGAGGCACGACCGCCTTCGCGCAGGACGAGGCGAATCGTCCGGACACGACGCTGGCGGGCCTGGCCAGGCTCAAGCCCGCCTTCCGCGCCGACGGCACCATCACCGCCGGCAACGCGCCCGGCATCAACAGCGGCGCGGCCGCCGTGATCGTGGCCGACCGTGCCGCCGCCGAGGCGAACGGGCTCCAGCCGCTCGGAAGGCTGGTCGCCTACGGACTGGGCGCGGTGGCGCCGGGCCTGTTCGGACTCGGCCCCGTGCCCGCGGTCAGGCAGGCGCTGGCACGCGCGGACTGGTCGCTGGGCGAGGTGGAACGCTTCGAGATCAACGAAGCCTTCGCCGCCGTGCCCCTGGCGGTGGCGGCCGAACTGGGCCTGCCGCACGACCTCATCAACGTCGACGGCGGCGCGATCGCCCACGGCCACCCGATCGGCGCGACCGGCGCCATCCTGGCCACCCGCCTGCTGCACAGCATGCGCGCCGACGGCATCCGGCGCGGCATCGTCACGCTGTGCATCGGCGGCGGCCAGGGCATCGCGCTGGCGCTCGAGAGCCTCGGCTGA
- a CDS encoding GlxA family transcriptional regulator yields MHRIGFLVSEGFQIMALAPQSVFEYANIVAGEPFYALENFSVAGGAVPSSLGVAVGTRSLRGRVEVDTWMLAGVNDPLQSPAPQKILDFLRKAVHRARRVAGICTGGFVLAEAGLLAQRRATTHWAFGRALQQRFPDIHVEPDRIYIVDGPIWTSAGMTAGLDLALAMVEKDLGADVARSVAHKLVMPQRRAGGQSQHSEMLELAPKSDRIQSALDYARRNLHRPLTVEALASSVHLSPRQFSRVFTLETGQSPAKAVERLRLEAARLMIEQSRHALEVVARETGFRDRRHLREAFMRGFGMPPQAIRRDARIDSRIDTR; encoded by the coding sequence ATGCATCGGATCGGATTCCTGGTCAGCGAGGGCTTCCAGATCATGGCGCTGGCCCCGCAGTCGGTGTTCGAGTACGCGAACATCGTCGCGGGCGAGCCGTTCTATGCGCTGGAGAATTTCTCGGTTGCCGGCGGCGCGGTGCCGTCGTCGCTCGGCGTAGCGGTGGGGACCCGCTCGCTGCGTGGGCGCGTGGAAGTCGATACATGGATGCTGGCGGGGGTGAACGACCCGCTCCAATCCCCGGCGCCGCAGAAGATCCTCGATTTCCTGCGCAAGGCGGTTCATCGGGCCAGGCGTGTCGCGGGGATCTGTACCGGCGGCTTCGTGCTGGCCGAGGCGGGTTTGCTGGCGCAGCGCCGCGCCACCACGCATTGGGCGTTCGGGCGGGCATTGCAGCAGCGCTTTCCGGACATCCATGTGGAGCCGGACCGGATCTATATCGTCGACGGTCCGATCTGGACCTCGGCCGGCATGACGGCGGGGCTCGACCTGGCGCTGGCAATGGTGGAAAAGGACCTGGGTGCGGACGTGGCCCGCTCCGTCGCACACAAGCTCGTGATGCCGCAACGCCGCGCGGGCGGGCAGTCGCAGCATTCCGAGATGCTCGAGCTGGCGCCCAAGTCAGACCGCATCCAGAGCGCGCTGGACTACGCGCGCCGCAACCTGCACCGTCCGCTCACGGTGGAGGCGCTGGCCTCCAGCGTTCACTTGAGTCCGCGCCAGTTCAGCCGTGTCTTCACGCTGGAGACCGGCCAGTCGCCGGCCAAGGCCGTGGAGCGGCTGCGCCTGGAGGCAGCCCGGCTGATGATCGAACAGAGCCGCCATGCTCTCGAGGTGGTCGCGCGGGAGACCGGATTCCGCGATCGCCGCCATCTGCGCGAGGCCTTCATGCGGGGATTCGGCATGCCGCCGCAGGCGATCCGGCGCGACGCCCGCATCGACTCCCGGATCGATACCCGCTGA
- a CDS encoding hydantoinase/oxoprolinase family protein has protein sequence MQVQSKVQVMGIDAGGTMTDTFFVREDGRFVVGKAQSNPEDESLAIFNSSQDALAHWQRDVDEVYPELLTCVYSGTAMLNRVVQRKGLDVGLLVNKGFEHVHSMGRAIQSYLGYALEERIHLNTHRYDEPLVPLSRTRGVTERTDVQGEIVIPLREAEVRQATRELVAAGAKAIVICLLQSHKNGTSEQQARDIVRDELKRLAAEVPVFASVDYYPQRKESHRMNTTVLEAYAAEPSRQTLKKVSDRFRKHGAKFDLRVMATHGGTISWKAKELARTIVSGPIGGVIGSKLLGEALGYENIACSDIGGTSFDMALITRGNFAIAADPDMARLVLSLPLVTMDSVGAGAGSFVRLDPYSGAIKLGPDSAGYRVGTCWPQSGLDTVSVSDCHVVLGYLNPDNFLGGAIKLDVERARAHIKAQIADPLGLTVEDAAAGVIELLDLQLREYLRANVSAKGYNPTEFVCFSYGGAGPVHTYGYTEGLGFKDVVVPAWAAGFSAFGCACADFEYRYDKSVDLALPQHAAEQDKAQAAQTIQKAWSELGAKVIEEFKINGFQAEDVILRPGYRMQYMGQLNDLEISSPIGQASSAADWDRIVEAFEETYGRVYASSARSPELGFSVTGAIMRGMVVTQKPVLPEDPEGGPTPPKEARLGTRPLYRKKTWHEAVLWKMEALKPGNVIHGPAIIESDATTFVVPDGFVTTLDKHRLFHLKEVK, from the coding sequence ATGCAAGTCCAATCCAAAGTCCAGGTGATGGGCATCGATGCCGGTGGCACGATGACCGATACCTTCTTCGTGCGCGAAGATGGCCGCTTCGTCGTCGGCAAGGCCCAGAGCAACCCCGAGGATGAGTCGCTGGCCATCTTCAATTCGTCGCAGGATGCGCTGGCGCACTGGCAGCGCGACGTCGACGAGGTCTATCCGGAACTGCTGACCTGCGTCTACTCCGGCACCGCGATGCTCAACCGCGTGGTGCAGCGCAAGGGCCTCGACGTCGGCCTGCTGGTCAACAAAGGCTTCGAGCATGTGCACTCGATGGGCCGCGCCATCCAGAGCTACCTGGGCTATGCGCTGGAGGAGCGCATCCACCTGAACACCCACCGCTACGACGAGCCGCTGGTGCCGCTGTCGCGCACGCGCGGCGTGACCGAGCGCACCGACGTCCAGGGCGAGATCGTCATCCCGCTGCGCGAGGCCGAGGTGCGCCAGGCCACGCGCGAACTGGTGGCGGCGGGCGCCAAGGCCATCGTGATCTGCCTGCTGCAGTCGCACAAGAACGGCACCAGCGAACAGCAGGCGCGCGACATCGTGCGCGACGAACTCAAGCGGCTGGCGGCCGAGGTGCCAGTGTTCGCCTCGGTGGACTACTACCCGCAGCGCAAGGAAAGCCACCGCATGAACACCACGGTGCTGGAGGCCTACGCGGCAGAGCCATCGCGCCAGACATTGAAGAAGGTCAGCGACCGCTTCCGCAAGCACGGCGCGAAGTTCGACCTGCGCGTGATGGCCACCCATGGCGGCACTATCAGCTGGAAAGCCAAGGAACTGGCGCGCACCATCGTCTCGGGGCCGATCGGCGGCGTGATCGGCTCCAAGCTGCTGGGCGAGGCGCTGGGCTACGAGAACATCGCCTGCTCCGACATCGGCGGCACCTCCTTCGACATGGCGCTGATCACCCGCGGCAACTTCGCCATCGCCGCCGATCCCGACATGGCGCGCCTGGTGCTGTCGCTGCCGCTGGTGACCATGGACTCGGTCGGCGCGGGCGCCGGCAGCTTCGTGCGCCTCGATCCCTACAGCGGCGCGATCAAGCTGGGGCCCGACAGCGCGGGCTACCGCGTCGGTACCTGCTGGCCGCAGAGCGGCCTCGACACCGTCTCGGTGTCGGACTGCCACGTGGTGCTGGGCTACCTGAATCCCGACAACTTCCTCGGCGGCGCCATCAAGCTGGACGTGGAGCGCGCCCGCGCCCATATCAAGGCGCAGATCGCCGACCCGCTCGGCCTGACGGTAGAGGACGCGGCCGCCGGCGTGATCGAACTGCTCGACCTGCAACTGCGCGAGTACCTGCGCGCCAACGTCAGTGCCAAGGGCTACAACCCGACCGAGTTCGTCTGCTTCTCGTACGGCGGCGCGGGGCCGGTGCATACCTATGGCTACACCGAGGGCCTCGGCTTCAAGGACGTCGTGGTGCCGGCCTGGGCTGCAGGCTTCTCGGCCTTCGGCTGCGCCTGCGCCGATTTCGAGTACCGCTACGACAAGAGCGTGGACCTGGCGCTGCCGCAGCACGCCGCCGAGCAGGACAAGGCGCAGGCGGCGCAGACCATCCAGAAGGCCTGGTCGGAGCTGGGCGCCAAGGTCATCGAGGAGTTCAAGATCAACGGCTTCCAGGCCGAGGACGTGATCCTGCGCCCTGGCTACCGCATGCAGTACATGGGGCAGCTCAACGACCTGGAGATCAGCTCGCCGATCGGCCAGGCCAGCAGCGCCGCCGACTGGGACCGCATCGTCGAAGCCTTCGAGGAGACCTACGGGCGCGTCTACGCCAGCTCGGCGCGCTCGCCGGAACTGGGCTTCTCCGTGACCGGCGCCATCATGCGCGGCATGGTGGTGACGCAGAAACCCGTGCTGCCGGAAGATCCCGAGGGCGGCCCGACGCCGCCGAAGGAAGCGCGGCTCGGCACGCGTCCGCTGTACCGCAAGAAGACCTGGCATGAAGCGGTGCTGTGGAAGATGGAAGCGCTCAAGCCCGGCAACGTGATCCACGGGCCGGCCATCATCGAATCGGACGCCACCACCTTCGTGGTGCCGGACGGCTTCGTCACCACGCTCGACAAGCACCGCCTCTTCCATCTCAAGGAAGTGAAATAA
- a CDS encoding HlyD family secretion protein codes for MSNTTSVADTASRAPSEGTVSRPRLGRKAAAVRAGGALIALAAAAYGYHWWTHARFVEDTDDAYVGGDVTLLAAKVPGYLAAVLVTDNQQVHAGDLLARIDDRDYRAALAKAEGAVASEQALLANLDARARLQEAVIAEARAGVAAADAETARSRDDQARYASLVAKSAVSVQSSQKADADYKQSLANSQKAKASVEAAQRQLEVIATQKQQAQAALAQAAAERDLARLNLQYTELRAPIDGTIGNRRARVGAYAASGSQLLSIVPARGLWIDANFKEGQLARMRPGMRATIVADVMPGKVFHGHVESLAPATGAQFSVLPPENATGNFTKIVQRVPVRIVLDDADARLGLLRPGLSVVAEIDTQAAKEADQS; via the coding sequence ATGAGCAACACCACCAGCGTCGCCGACACAGCCAGCCGCGCCCCCTCGGAGGGCACCGTGTCCAGGCCCCGGCTCGGCCGCAAGGCTGCGGCGGTCCGTGCCGGCGGCGCGCTGATCGCCTTGGCCGCGGCGGCATACGGCTACCACTGGTGGACGCATGCGCGCTTCGTCGAAGACACCGACGACGCCTATGTGGGCGGCGACGTCACCCTGCTCGCCGCCAAGGTGCCCGGCTACCTGGCGGCGGTACTGGTGACCGACAACCAGCAGGTCCATGCCGGCGACCTGCTGGCCCGTATCGACGATCGCGACTACCGCGCCGCGCTGGCCAAGGCCGAAGGTGCCGTGGCCTCCGAGCAGGCGCTGCTCGCCAACCTGGATGCGCGCGCCAGGCTGCAGGAGGCCGTGATCGCCGAAGCCAGGGCCGGCGTGGCCGCCGCCGACGCCGAGACGGCCCGCTCGCGCGACGACCAGGCGCGCTATGCCAGCCTGGTGGCGAAATCGGCGGTGTCGGTGCAGAGCTCGCAGAAGGCCGACGCCGACTACAAGCAGTCGCTGGCCAACAGCCAGAAGGCCAAGGCCAGCGTCGAAGCCGCGCAGCGGCAGCTGGAGGTGATCGCCACGCAGAAGCAGCAGGCGCAAGCCGCGCTGGCACAGGCCGCAGCCGAACGCGACCTGGCGCGCCTCAACCTCCAGTACACGGAACTGCGCGCCCCCATCGACGGCACCATCGGCAACCGCCGCGCGCGCGTCGGCGCCTATGCCGCCAGCGGCAGCCAGCTGTTGTCGATCGTCCCGGCCAGGGGCCTGTGGATCGACGCCAACTTCAAGGAAGGACAACTCGCCCGCATGCGCCCCGGCATGCGCGCCACCATCGTCGCCGACGTGATGCCCGGCAAGGTCTTCCACGGCCACGTCGAGAGCCTGGCGCCGGCCACCGGCGCCCAGTTCAGCGTGCTTCCGCCCGAGAACGCCACCGGCAACTTCACCAAGATCGTGCAGCGCGTTCCGGTGCGCATCGTGCTCGACGATGCGGATGCCAGGCTCGGTCTGCTGCGCCCCGGCCTGTCGGTCGTGGCGGAAATCGACACCCAGGCCGCCAAGGAGGCGGACCAATCATGA
- a CDS encoding efflux transporter outer membrane subunit, with the protein MSNPAFPVPVRRAVTVAAAMLAALGLAACAVGPDYHAPQAAMPAAYAHAAALAPINAARAPVALDTWWDGFNDRALSAIVQRALAQNLDLAASVARVEQARAAARFAGAALLPQGSAYGDASKQRQSLESPLGKIGSALPGYQRGQSLYSLGAAATWEIDIAGGLRRGAEAADAEREAAEANHLGVRILVAAEAADAYFRVRGAQNRIAIAQAQVKTDERLLELVRLRLADGIGAEREQAQAEARLAQTRVTIPPLQRELETQLNRLDVLMAAQPGTYAAELQASPGDPVVPQLALAQGPANLLQRRPDVIAAERRLAASSARIGAAVAEYYPKVSLSALLGFESLSAGKLLTAQAFQPAATAGLRWRLFDFGRVDAEVASAKGAYAEALANYRKSMLQATSDVEDALIALTQLEAQSRELDREVGAHQRARDASEEAYKGGAVSLYEVLDEDRQLLASRDQLAKVKADNARAAVAAFRALGGGWS; encoded by the coding sequence ATGTCGAACCCTGCTTTTCCTGTACCGGTCCGCCGTGCCGTGACGGTCGCCGCGGCGATGCTGGCGGCGCTTGGCCTGGCGGCGTGCGCCGTGGGCCCGGACTACCATGCGCCCCAGGCCGCCATGCCGGCGGCCTATGCGCACGCGGCCGCGCTGGCGCCGATCAATGCCGCGCGCGCGCCGGTTGCGCTCGATACCTGGTGGGACGGCTTCAACGACCGCGCGCTGTCGGCCATCGTGCAGCGCGCCCTGGCGCAGAACCTCGACCTGGCCGCCTCGGTGGCCCGGGTCGAGCAGGCACGCGCGGCCGCCCGGTTCGCGGGGGCGGCGCTGCTGCCGCAGGGGAGTGCGTACGGCGATGCCAGCAAGCAGCGACAGTCGCTGGAAAGCCCGCTGGGCAAGATCGGCAGCGCGCTGCCGGGCTACCAGCGCGGCCAGTCGCTTTATTCGCTGGGTGCCGCCGCGACGTGGGAGATCGATATCGCCGGCGGGCTGCGGCGCGGTGCCGAGGCCGCGGATGCGGAGCGCGAGGCCGCCGAGGCGAACCACCTCGGCGTGCGTATCCTGGTCGCCGCCGAAGCGGCGGATGCCTACTTCCGCGTGCGCGGCGCGCAGAACCGTATCGCCATCGCCCAGGCGCAGGTCAAGACCGACGAGCGGCTGCTGGAGCTGGTGCGGCTGCGCCTGGCCGATGGCATCGGTGCCGAGCGCGAGCAGGCGCAGGCCGAGGCCCGGCTGGCACAGACCCGCGTGACCATCCCGCCCCTGCAGAGGGAGCTGGAGACGCAGCTCAACCGCCTCGACGTCCTGATGGCCGCGCAGCCGGGGACCTACGCGGCGGAACTGCAGGCGTCGCCGGGCGACCCGGTGGTGCCGCAGCTGGCCCTGGCCCAGGGGCCGGCCAACCTGCTGCAGCGCCGTCCCGACGTGATCGCCGCGGAGCGCCGCCTGGCCGCCTCGAGCGCGCGCATCGGCGCAGCGGTCGCCGAGTACTACCCCAAGGTCTCCCTGTCGGCCCTGCTGGGCTTCGAGAGCCTGTCGGCCGGCAAGCTGCTGACGGCGCAGGCGTTCCAGCCGGCGGCCACGGCCGGGCTGCGCTGGCGCCTGTTCGACTTCGGCCGTGTCGACGCCGAGGTGGCGAGCGCCAAGGGCGCCTATGCCGAAGCCCTGGCCAACTATCGGAAGTCGATGCTGCAGGCGACGTCGGATGTCGAGGACGCCCTGATCGCGCTGACCCAGCTCGAGGCGCAGAGCCGGGAACTGGACCGGGAGGTCGGCGCGCACCAGCGCGCGCGTGACGCGTCGGAGGAAGCCTACAAGGGGGGAGCGGTCAGCCTCTACGAGGTGCTCGACGAGGACCGCCAGCTGCTCGCCTCGCGCGACCAGCTGGCCAAGGTGAAGGCGGACAACGCGCGCGCGGCGGTCGCGGCATTCCGGGCGCTGGGGGGCGGATGGTCCTGA
- a CDS encoding winged helix-turn-helix transcriptional regulator, with translation MQRKSHRNAVCPVARSMERVGDAWSVLILREAFYGATRFDAFQKALGIAPNMLTRRLNALVDDGLMVRRPYSTHPPRDDYVLTELGRDFRPVLLTLLAWGNRHFPGAGETMRLVELSSGRPVRVALIDADTGERITEARHRIAPGPAASEAPPARLAAPATAPLPASGRAAAHAQAHEVNPAASATDAL, from the coding sequence ATGCAAAGAAAGTCACACCGGAATGCCGTGTGTCCCGTGGCGCGCAGCATGGAGCGCGTCGGCGACGCATGGAGCGTGCTGATCCTGCGCGAGGCCTTCTATGGCGCCACCCGCTTCGATGCCTTCCAGAAGGCGCTGGGCATCGCGCCCAATATGCTGACGCGCCGGCTGAACGCCCTGGTCGACGACGGGCTGATGGTCCGGCGCCCCTACAGCACCCATCCGCCACGCGACGACTATGTGCTCACCGAGCTCGGGCGCGATTTCCGCCCGGTCCTGCTGACACTGCTGGCCTGGGGAAACCGGCACTTTCCCGGCGCCGGGGAAACCATGCGGCTGGTCGAGCTCAGCAGCGGGCGGCCCGTGCGCGTCGCGCTGATCGATGCCGACACCGGCGAACGGATCACCGAAGCCAGGCACCGCATCGCGCCCGGTCCGGCGGCCAGCGAGGCACCGCCCGCGCGTCTCGCCGCGCCGGCCACGGCGCCGCTGCCGGCATCCGGCCGCGCGGCGGCGCACGCACAAGCCCATGAAGTCAACCCTGCGGCGTCCGCGACGGACGCCCTCTAA